A stretch of Miscanthus floridulus cultivar M001 chromosome 13, ASM1932011v1, whole genome shotgun sequence DNA encodes these proteins:
- the LOC136499152 gene encoding uncharacterized protein: MHNNVDENNEPHTNHEFRRYQAWYQRATRCRLRLQWTEDDYADIESSDDKDTAYDQYTRAESQMETGPILDRVDNTLKCSIKDIERFHLRVRDDDTRSFLDRLSHRLCRVIARCGCRINTTQDVYVPPAGRGDLGSSSQAAIGDEYEDEDDDDDDVDQRHEELGPSQL; this comes from the exons atgcacaacaacgtggacgagaacaacgagccgcacacaaaccatgagttcaggcggtaccaagcttggtaccaacgtgcgacacgttgcaggctgaggctacagtggacagaagatgactacgccgacatcgagtcctccgatgaTAAAGACACGGCGTACGATCAATATACTCGTGCAGAAAGCCAGATGGAGacaggaccaatcttggacagagtg gacaATACCCTTAAATGCTCCATtaaagacattgagcgctttcatctgagagtcagggacgacgacacgcgcagcttcctagac aggctgtcacatcGGCTATGCCGTGTGAttgctcgttgtggttgcaggataaacacgacgcaagacgtgtacGTTCCTCCCGCAGGCAGAGGAGacttaggttcctctagccaagcagctataggggacgagtacgaggacgaggacgacgatgacgacgacgtggaccagaggcacgaggagcttggcccctctcagctctag